A window of the Lactuca sativa cultivar Salinas chromosome 5, Lsat_Salinas_v11, whole genome shotgun sequence genome harbors these coding sequences:
- the LOC111881463 gene encoding nucleosome assembly protein 1;4, protein MSSNQEDQFNMSDLSSALPSATSAFTDEDRAGLVNVLKNKLENLTGKHPDFLDTLSSNVRLRVGVLKDLQSQYDELEAKYLEEKAELEAKYMKLYEPLYSKRYEIVNGLTEVEGVSDDTLVDKENNESKGDKGVPNFWLTAMKSNEVLADEISESDEGALQYLKDVKWSRITGAKGFKLQLFFDPNPYFKNSVLSKTYEMINEEEHILEKAIGTEIEWYPGKNLTQKVLRKKSKKGSRSPKPPITKTEDCESFFNFFNPPQIPDDEDDMDEDMAEQLQNQMEHDYDIGSTIRDKIIPHAVSWFTGEAAQNDEFEDDDDDDDDDDDDDDDDDDVEDDDDDDEDEDEEDDDDENVNNKKK, encoded by the exons ATGAGCAGTAATCAAGAAGATCAGTTCAATATGTCCGATCTTAGCTCCGCTCTCCCTTCTGCTACTTCTG CTTTTACTGATGAGGATCGTGCTGGACTTGTTAACGTCCTGAAG AATAAGCTTGAGAATTTGACTGGAAAACATCCTGATTTCTTGGATACTCTTTCATCCAATGTTAGGCTGCGTGTTGGTGTTCTTAAGGATCTTCAG AGTCAATATGATGAGCTGGAGGCTAAGTATCTTGAAGAAAAGGCAGAACTGGAAGCAAAGTATATGAAGTTGTATGAGCCATTATATTCTAAG AGATATGAAATAGTCAATGGTTTGACTGAAGTTGAAGGAGTTTCAGATGATACTTTGGTGGATAAGGAAAATAATGAGTCAAAGGGag ATAAAGGTGTACCAAATTTTTGGCTCACTGCCATGAAGTCCAATGAAGTGCTAGCTGATGAG ATTTCTGAATCTGATGAAGGAGCTCTTCAGTATCTAAAAGATGTTAAGTGGTCTCGAATTACTGGTGCCAAGGGTTTTAAGCTTCAACTCTTTTTTGATCCCAATCCTTATTTTAAGAACTCTGTGTTGTCTAAAACATATGAGATGATCAACGAGGAAGAACATATTTTAGAGAAAGCAATTGG GACTGAGATCGAATGGTATCCAGGGAAAAATTTGACCCAAAAGGTTCTGAGGAAGAAATCTAAGAAGGGTTCAAGAAGCCCAAAGCCACCAATTACAAAAACTGAAGATTGTGAAAGCTTCTTCAACTTTTTCAATCCTCCACAAATCCCTGATGATGAAGATGACATGGATGAGGATATG GCTGAACAGCTTCAGAATCAGATGGAACATGATTATGACATTGG GTCAACAATTCGAGACAAAATCATTCCTCATGCTGTCTCTTGGTTTACCGGTGAGGCTGCCCAGAATGATGAatttgaagatgatgatgatgatgatgatgacgacgacgacgacgatgatgatgatgatgatgttgaagatgatgatgatgatgatgaggatgaggatgaggaggatgatgatgatgaaaatgTAAACAATAAAAAGAAG TGA